DNA sequence from the Cucurbita pepo subsp. pepo cultivar mu-cu-16 chromosome LG06, ASM280686v2, whole genome shotgun sequence genome:
aaacttttaaaactatatttgaaGCCTATATGGAGTAGATGAAAAGAGCAGATAGATTTTGAACTTGCACTTAGCATGGATCACTTATTAAAGGCAACATATTATGGCATCCAAATCCAGACCAAAATGGGCAGTAATCTGTAATTAACCATCCAAATCCAGACCAAAATGACAAGTAACTTTGAATTTGAGATGAGCGATACCTAAAATCAGGCCCCATATAGGGTCTTGAAAGCATTCTATCTCGTTTAAGAACGTATAGTTTCTGAATCTCCAACGAATCAGGCCATGCCGAGCACACGAACTCCAAATAGTCCGAACCATCCCTCTTCGAGATGTCAACAAGCACGCTACTGTGAAGACGGAGGTCTTCTTCACCATCGCTATCGTCACCAAGTTTAGGAACAGATTTGCAGCCATCAAACATCGTcgcttcaattttaatatcttcAGTGCCACcaaattttcctttcaatGTAATCCACTGCATTCCCGGTCGGTCTTCAACAGAAAATGAATTGAACCTCATTGCAGGCTGTAAAATTCCGCAGCAGAAAAATTAAAGCAAACATTCTAAACGATAATCCAAATCTCAAATTAGGTGAAACAAATTGCAAAAAGTAGTACGAGGAAATGGatcaaaataaagaagaaaacgaGTCGGCGAACCAGATGGGGAGGAGCGTAATCGGACTGGTACTCGATCTCGTTACGAAGTATTCTGAGAGTGATGGCATCGAAGGGAGATTTGGGATTGGCAGCGGAAACAACTGACCTGATGAAGAGCGATGTTGAGATTATGGTGCTTTGTGAAGGCGAACAATGGCGCCGCCATAATCGACGAGTAAGGATTTTACTGTAGGATGATCGAATCCGCCGGTGAGCTGATCGGAAAACGCCCGCCATGAATAGAGATTCTGGCGGTAAAAATATTCAGTTTCTGAGCTTCGGTCAGAGTTGGAACCAATCGACGGAACAGGGTTTAGTCTCTCAGCTCCCGTGTACGACGTCGTTTAGAGatttattagaaatattaagatgcattagacattttttaaaaataaaaataaaaatttataacttaaaatcttaaaattcggatatttgaaacttttatTTGGATCTAATATCTTTAATTCACGGCCCATATCTAAACTGTGGATATGGGCCTTGTGTAAACACACATTAGCCCAAAATTCCTTTGGGGTTGGGCCGGCCCAGACTATCAAAACGAAGCCcaataaagaaattagaagcattaaataattttttaatttcaataaatattttatttcccATCATTCTATTTTCAGTTACattattgattaaataataataataataataacaagagTTGGGTAAGTAAGACAAATAAGGAGTGAAAGTGGTGAGGTTAAAAAAGGAGAATGTTCGCAGTAAAAAATTTTAACCTTGAGGAGATGATGAATGGCATGCTACCCAACAACCAAACATGAAGtccaaatatgaaaaatgtgTGCATGGCCATAGCAACATCCATGCCACGTGGCATGTCGTGTTCACATTTAACTTCACAATCCCGATATGTATACACATATGTGCTCGAGCATAGACAAGGCCGCATGTCGATATGAAAGAAGGACTAAATAATTCTATAAAATGAACATGTTAGATCCAACCCGACTCCcaacaatggtatgatattatctactttgagcataagctctcatggtttggcctcataccaatggagatagtattctttgtttataaactcatgatcattccctaaattagccgatgtgggactttcatcatgcAACATCttcccttaattgaggctcgactcctttggagtcttagtcattttttacagccttcgaggaggcttaactccttttcttttggagtcctttgttcgacatttgataccatgttagacgaacacgactctccacaatagtatgatattgtctactttgagcataagctctcgtggctttgctttgggttttccaaaaggccttataacaatagagatagtactgtttgtttataaacccatgaacaTTCCCTAAATAAGCCgagggactttcatcatccaacagaacCAACTCAAACCATAcaaattgggttgggttaatcGAGTTTCTTGTATcatcgattttttttaatttagtggctatcaaaattttaaatcgaTGTAGCGTAGCTACTGATGTTATAACgtacataataaaaaataaaataaaaaaccgaCCATTCTCACGAAACAACAGCCTCAAAACGGGTGTCATCTCATAGGCATCCAAGTGACTCCATCCACACACATCCAAAAATTTCACACCATAACAAATGAAGACTCGAACACAAGATCCAAGATTACTTTAGCAACAAAACAAACCACCACAAATAAAAAgcacaacaaaattaaataatattaaatggaAGCGGCTACGAAACTCAAAGTAATATGGACACCTCATACCAAAATAAATGGCcttgttttttattcattaaattacaattttacccctcaacttttcaatttttatttctcttaaacctttaattttaaattaaaattcataaatttattaaaaattcaataactttttaatcgaattattaaaattaattttttttaattggaagaaaaataaaagggccAAATTTTAAGGGTATCAAACGGCCAGACACCGCAAGAAAAGGCCATTTGTTAACTCCTTCACAGGCAAATTGACCCCTTTTTTTTGCACCATttggggggaaaaaaaaaatatataatattaaaaaaaataaaaaaagctgtttttttcttactcAAACGTGGCGTATTTTATTCTCGACTCGACCCGGTTGAATTCGTTTGATTGTTGCTGCAAAAACGAGTTGAAAGTTTGTCCCGAtgattctaataaaaaaaaattgactcGAGCAAAGACTAAACGAAACTAAATTGATTGAACTCGGTTCTAACTAATCTCCGAACCAACTCGAGCTCAGCTCAGTGAAACCCAGATAAATTTTATAGTCAAACTCAGTTCTCAAGGTCTTTTTTTTCGGTTTGTCGTGATTTTGGTAACAAAAGGGTCACCCGAGTATACTTTATAGGTcggaaaatttgaataataaacaaataaataaatgaaatatattatattaatgcAATTTAAGGTGGCTCCTTTCACACACCTTCATATTCcacctttaaaatatttattcactTTATTCCATCAccaaatttggattccaataggcactaataataataataataataataaactatatattatatttaatgtcaCGCAAAAATACCATATGGTCCAAATTGCATACTATGTTAAATCATTGatataattagtttattaaaaaattgtatgtatactaGAATTTTGAGAAAGTGAcgtgaaaattaaaaaattataattaaattaaagagaataataataattattattaaacattaattattctaataataattaaaaaaaaatacatctgttattttccttaaaaaaattataaatttagaattttaaaacgaaatggataaaatatagtttttttccAATTAATTGACAGGCGAAATTGAGATTTTTGGAGGCATTCTTTTTTCAGTTATTTATTAGTTGGGGGTCATCTATCCATTATCCACATGACAATCACAAAtcccaaattaaaataataataataataataaataaatggattaattttaaaaaacaattaattaaattccatTAACATGAATGTATTATAAAGAAGGGGCAAAAAGAATTGGTGCAGGACGAGGATCGGCGTAAGAAGATTCTCTCGGCCGCCGGTGAAATCCAAGGTTCGTTGCTCGATAATTCTACGTCCCGAATCCCACCGgagaacctttttttttttaatctcttttggatttttgttgaaatttgttCTCAATTCACTGACGAttgattttccatttcttccttTGGATTTCTTAATCTTCGTTCTCTTTAACGAAATTTCTTCGGAGTGAATCTTATGTGTTATGTGATTTCGAtttcagagaagaagaagaagaggtggatttggggaaAATGTTCTGCAAAATTACTTTGAtgtcgaagaagaagaagagcggAACCGTGCCGGTTTATTTGAATGTGTATGATTTAACGCCGATCAATGGCTATGCGTATTGGCTCGGTCTTGGGGTTTACCACTCCGGCGTGCAAGGTTAGACAATTTATGGCGTTTTTctgtgtttcttcttcttcttcttccatttttagtATGTTGTTAGCAGAGGCGACGAGGATTTAGGTTTTTTTGTAAATGATTGTCATATAAACCGAAGGTTTTTTCAAATcgttgtttcctttttttttcttgattcttcATTGCGTTTTTTCCCCTTCAGATCTGAGGTTGAATTCGTTTTGTTTTTGGCTGAAATTTGTGCTACTTGAGAAACTGGAGGAACATGAGGATTGTATTATGGCTGTGCTGTGAAATTTTCTGTTTCTGGTTGTGTATTTATCTCTATGAGCTAATTGTTCAGTTTATGGAAAGATGATTCTGTAATGGCTAGCTTGATTTGGCTGAGAAATTGATGAGTTCCTGcatatttctttgtttctgaTTGCTTAAATGATTTTCTATTGACATCTATATCGTTTGTGTTTGGCATTTTCAGAGTTTTTTTGATGACTTAAGCAGTCAATGTTAGTGAATCcagtttttttaatgtattttatcaAGAACAGGCTGTTCAAAGCTCAAATATCTCATTGGGGTGAACCTTTTTTGCAGTTCATGGAGTTGAATATGCATTTGGAGCACATGAACGTGCTACTTCTGGGATATTTGAGGTAGAACCAAGACAATGTCCTGGTTTTACGTTTAGGAAATCAATTTGTATCGGAAGAACGAATCTAGATCAGAAAGATGTTCGCTCGTTTATGGAGAAAGTAGCCG
Encoded proteins:
- the LOC111796544 gene encoding mitochondrial acidic protein mam33-like gives rise to the protein MAGVFRSAHRRIRSSYSKILTRRLWRRHCSPSQSTIISTSLFIRSVVSAANPKSPFDAITLRILRNEIEYQSDYAPPHLPAMRFNSFSVEDRPGMQWITLKGKFGGTEDIKIEATMFDGCKSVPKLGDDSDGEEDLRLHSSVLVDISKRDGSDYLEFVCSAWPDSLEIQKLYVLKRDRMLSRPYMGPDFRKLSGEIQTEFREFLAERRIDKELAVFLHEYMMNKDRCELIRWLATVKTFVER